TCGTGACCACGATTTGGCCGAGTTCTAACCCGACATCCTCATGGATGACCACAATGTCTTTTACCTGGATTTTTAAAAAGGAGGCAATGTAGAGAACCGACTCACCGGAAAGGTCACTGAAGGTTTGAGGTTTGAGTAAAACCACTTCATCCCCTTCAAAGTCACCACGACCGATGAGAGATTTCTTTTTCTTAGTTTTGATTTCGATGCCAATGTTGTTTGCAATGACATCTAGAATTTTGAAACCAATGTTAGAACGATTGTTATTATATCTATCGCCAGGATTTCCTAGCCCTACAATTAACTTCATTGGTTCCTAAAAGTAGATCTTATTTCTTTCCAGCTTTTTTCGCTGCTGGTTTGCCTTTGGTTTCTGCTTCTGCTTTTTCAGCACGTTCCGCAGCCAAGATCGCTTTTGTTTTGCTACAAGAAGCAACAATCGGGTCCCCATTCATTAGGATTTCCCAAGAAGCAGGATGCGGAAGTTCAGAAACTTTGATCATATTTCCGATATCAAGTCCACTCACATCAATTGTAATTACGTCAGTTAGATCTTCAGGAGTTGACTTTACTTTGATTTCGTGAACGAGGTGTTCGAACTGTCCACCTGCTTTGGATCCTTTTGCAACACCAGTCGTTTTGATAGCTACTGTTGTTAGGATTTTTTTACCAGGAGTTACTTTAAAGAAGTCGATGTGACGGATCTGACCTGTGTGTGGAAACCTTTGAATTTCTTTTACGAAAACTCTTTCTGTTTTACCATCAAGTTCGAGGTCGATTAGGGTTGCCTTACGGATTCCTGAGTCGATGAGTTTTTGGATTTCTTTTTCGACAACACTTGCCGATTTTGCTTCACCGCTTCCGATGATGTTCGCCGGTACTAAACCTTCCACACGCATTCTTCTTGCAGGACCTTTTCCTTTAGAAGTTCTTGTTTGTGCTTTGATACTGATTTTTTCCATGATTATGTTCCTTAAAGTTATGAAAACAGACTAGAGATTGATTCTTCGTTATGAATCCGCTCGATGGCTTTAGCAAAGAGTGGGGCGATAGAGAGCGTTTTCAAGTGATTTATTTTTTTGCTCTCGGGAATGGCGATAGAATTTGAGAGTACAATTTGATTGAAGTTGCCTTCATTCAATTTGGTCGGTGCTTCTCCAGAAAGAACACCGTGGGATGCACAACACAATACCGATTTGGCTCCGTTTTGGTAGAGAGCAGTCGCCGCTTTGGCAATCGTTCCGCCAGTATCTATCATATCATCAAGTAATAAACAGTTTTTGTCTTTGATTTCACCAATGACATGCATCACCACAGACTCGTTAGCTTTTGGTCTACGTTTGTCAATGATGGCAAGTGATCCGTTTACTTTCTTTCCGAAGTTACGAGCTCTTTCTGCTCCACCAGAGTCTGGGGAAACAATGACAAGGTCTTCCATACCAAGTGAGTTGATGTACTCCGCAAGGACCGGTGAAAAGTATAAATGGTCTACAGGGATACGAAAGAATCCTTGGATTTGGTCCGCATGTAAGTCCATAGTGAGAACTCGGTCAGGACCTACAGTTTCGATTAAATCAGCCACCATACGAGCAGAAATCGGAACCCGTGGTTCTACCTTTCTGTCTTGGCGTCCATAACCATAGTAAGGGATAACGGCAGTAATGCGGCGAGCAGAAGCTCTTCTGGCAGCATCAATGATTAGTAAAAGTTCCATCAAGCTGTCGTTTGCTGGGTAACTTATGGATTGAACCACAAATACATCCCGACCACGAACGTTCTCTTCGATTTTTACAGAACTTTCTCCGTCGGAGAATCTCTTAACAGAGATTTGGCCGTTGGGAATGTTCAGGTGTTTACAAATTTCCTCGGCAAGAGGTCTGTTTGCATTTCCAGAAAATACAACTACTTCGCTGGGATTCATACTCCAACCAACCCTTTATCTATATATTGTTTTGCGAGAGCTAAATCTTCAGGGGAATTGATACCATGGCTTTCTAGTGCATTTGCCAAAGTTTTTGCCCCAACTTTTTTCCCCAAGGATCTAAAAATCTTGATCACATCTGTGAGGTAATATTCTTTCTGAGCGTTGTCATTACCGATTTGTTTTAGCGCACCGAAAAGATCTTCCGTGGTAAAACAGTAGGTTCCCGTGTTCACTTCGTTTACTACTTTCTCTTCAGGACTTGCATCCTTTTCTTCTACGATGCGTAAAAGACTAGCATCATCGGCAGAACGAATGATACGACCGTATCCAGTAGGGTTTTCCATCTTGGCTGAGAGAACAGTCGCGGAATATCCGTTTTCTTTATGGAGGTCTATGAGTTCAGAAAATGATTTTGCAGAGATTAGGGGTGCATCACCGCAAGCAACAATCGTATAACCTGAATAAGGTGTGAGTATGGGTTCTGCCGAAAGGACAGCGTGTCCTGTTCCCAATTGTTCTGTTTGTTCGGCAAATTCTACGCCAGAAAATGATTTTGCGATATCTGTAACGATATCTTTGCGGTAACCGACAACCACGATTTTTCGTTTGATGCCGGCGGATTCGATATTGCGAAGAACGTGAAGTAAAAGTGGAGATTCGTTCAGTACAACCGCAACCTTGGGAAGCTCACTCTTCATTCGAGTTCCTTTCCCCGCCGCCAAAATAACAGCAGTTACAGTATTATGTAGGTTCATCGTTCGTTCTATCGGATCTTTTAAAACTGGCTGGCCTGCTAGGATTCGAACCTAGGGAATGGCGATACCAAAAACCGCTGCCTTACCGCTTGGCTACAGGCCAGTTTCTAAAAAGAGAACGTTCGAAATTCCATATCGGGGAATCGATCGGAGACAATGCGTTGGGCTTCGTCTCTCTCTCTATCTGAAGGATAAATGCCATAAAAGCAAGAACCCGAACCCGATAAAGAAGCATAGACTGCTCCCGACTCATAGAACCCTAATTTCAATTCCTTTAGTAAGGGTTGGGTCTGAAAAGCGATTTTTTCAAACTCGTTCTCGAGCCTGTTTTGCAGGTATGCCCAATCCCCGACCTGAAGACTTCGAATTAAATCCTCTGCCAGAGATTTCCATACTTCGGAACCATAGGGTTTTTGTAAACTTTTTTGAAGGCCTAAATACATAGATGCGGTAGAAAGTCCGAAGGGAGGAATGGCCAAAATTCCAGAGCCTTGGGCGACAGAAATGGGCTCGAGCACCTCACCGATCCCGCTCACATAACAGGAGGAGGACTGCAAAAAAAAGGGGACATCCGCACCGATGGATTTTGCCAAGGGAATCTCTTCTACTTTCGGAAGATCGGTCCAAGGAAAGAGTTCTTGTAGAAAAAGGCCCGCATTGCTACTTCCCCCCCCAATTCCCCCTTCGGGCGGAAGGTATTTTTGTAATCGGATGGTGATAGAAACTGGTTCCCGAAGGGAAGTGACTAACTTTTGGAAGGCTTTGCAGAGTATGTTTCGGGTGAGATCTCCCCTTTCAGAAACTTCTTCAAATTTTTCACGCCGATAACCGTGGAGATGGTTTTCAGAAACTAAATGGAAACTTGAAGTTTGTCCAAGCGAGAGGGGATTAATTTGGATTTCCATCGGATCTCCAAAACTGATAGGAACAAAAACGCTGCGAATTTCATGTAATCCGTCTTCCCGTTTGTAGGGGATCATCAAACCAATGTTAATCTTTCCCTTGGCAATGGACTTCAAGGAATTCATCCCTAAGATAGCGTTTGAAGATTTGGTTTTGAAGGTGCTATGGATTGTAAGTGGAATTGAATGGAGTCTTTTAATTCCTTCGGTTCTGCAACGAGTACGGAGGTTCCATATCCTAGAATGGTTTGGACAAACCAGTTTTGGTCTCGGATGGGAGCCGTGAATTCTCGGTAAAGAGTATCCCCAATTTGTTTTTGGGCTCCCGTAGGTTCTAGGGTAAGTTTCATTCCTAGATGGTAAGAGGCTGAATCAGTGATCCATAGTTTTGCAAAATCTTTGTTTTTGGAATCGGCACCAAACAATTGTTTGAATCCATCTAAAAATTCCCCTGCCGTGTCCGGTAGGGTCGGGTATTTTGTATCAGTAATCGTAATGTCTAAAATATAATCCAATCGAAAGGAGCGGAATCCTTCTTTGGTTAGGTCATAGGCCAAAAGATAAGAATCATTTTCTTCCCAGAGAATCCATGGCGCTAGAGTTCTTGTTTCCTTTTCTTGGTTATCCCTTTTCCAATAAACAATTGTTAGTATTTTTTTTTCGTTTATGGCATTTACAATCGTTTCTTTTGATTTTTGATAGGGAGACCAATCACCCGAAGGAATCACCGAATCAATTTTGCTTAAGATCGAATGATTTAGTTTGGAATCTTCTTTTGTTTTTTGTTTTTGTAAAAGTGATCTAAGAAGGGTCCATTCTTTTGGGGAAAGGGGGAGTGCGGAATCTACAGCAATGGGGAGTCGGATTTTTACCTTCTCCCCATCAAAATCTAAATCCACAGCATCGGTGGGTGAATAAGGATACATCTCAATCATATACAACTCACCCAAATCTTTTTTGAGTGCTGCGATTGATTTGTGTCCCGTTACGCTTTGAATTTCTTCTAATCCAAGACCTTCTGGATGAGAAGCCAGAAGGCGGATTAAATTTAATTTGGAAGCGGCCCGAAGAGTGGATGGATTCATTATGCTTCTAGAATTACTTTTAATTCCTTAGCATTTGATGCACATAATGATTGTTTTTCGATGTTTTTTGCCTTTAGGTGTCCACCTGTGAGTCTTTGGCTCACTACACTTGGCCCAAAGTCAATGATTGTGTTTATGGCACTGTCATTAAAAATTGGTGCGATCGCCAAATCCCAGTAAAGTGGCTCAATTAATACCATCTTAAATAGGATGTCACGAAGGTTTCCGTCTTTTTGTAAGTTATGACCATCAAAGATGCTATAGACAGGAACTTTTAAATCAGCACCAGTATAAGGAAATGGAACTACTGCGGCATCTTCAGTATTGAATTTGTCGAGGGATGTTTCCATAAATGGGCAGTGGAAAGGTGCGGTTGTTTTTAAATAAACAAACTTGAATTTTTTCTCATCCATTTCTGCTTTCCATTGTTTGCGGAAGGCGAGAAGAGAAGACGGAAGTGCAGAAAGGATCATGGAATCAGGAGTGTTATAAAGAGAAATAAAAACTGTGTCTTGGCCTTTGAGTCCAAGAGAGTCATTTGTTTTTTTCACTCTTTCTTCTAATTCATCTTTGGAATAACCTATCACGGCAACCATAGGAGCTGGATTTTTATCACCGTTTGCTTCGTTTTCTTTTACAATCTCTTCTGAAAC
The sequence above is drawn from the Leptospira sp. WS4.C2 genome and encodes:
- a CDS encoding ACP S-malonyltransferase, translating into MTSAKLLTATLQNSQKFFLQFGGQGSPYLKELVKLYAEPELKEFFETSFQTIAEIAARDGKSPLLNEGFDFKSWIENPDAAPSEDYLARAPISVPGIFMTQMANYVLVSKRGYPTAELIKATGALSGHSQGVIASALVGLGLDGADFLKAYADFLKFIFYLGFNGQKVYPNFVVSEEIVKENEANGDKNPAPMVAVIGYSKDELEERVKKTNDSLGLKGQDTVFISLYNTPDSMILSALPSSLLAFRKQWKAEMDEKKFKFVYLKTTAPFHCPFMETSLDKFNTEDAAVVPFPYTGADLKVPVYSIFDGHNLQKDGNLRDILFKMVLIEPLYWDLAIAPIFNDSAINTIIDFGPSVVSQRLTGGHLKAKNIEKQSLCASNAKELKVILEA
- a CDS encoding 4-(cytidine 5'-diphospho)-2-C-methyl-D-erythritol kinase is translated as MNSLKSIAKGKINIGLMIPYKREDGLHEIRSVFVPISFGDPMEIQINPLSLGQTSSFHLVSENHLHGYRREKFEEVSERGDLTRNILCKAFQKLVTSLREPVSITIRLQKYLPPEGGIGGGSSNAGLFLQELFPWTDLPKVEEIPLAKSIGADVPFFLQSSSCYVSGIGEVLEPISVAQGSGILAIPPFGLSTASMYLGLQKSLQKPYGSEVWKSLAEDLIRSLQVGDWAYLQNRLENEFEKIAFQTQPLLKELKLGFYESGAVYASLSGSGSCFYGIYPSDRERDEAQRIVSDRFPDMEFRTFSF
- a CDS encoding 50S ribosomal protein L25/general stress protein Ctc, encoding MEKISIKAQTRTSKGKGPARRMRVEGLVPANIIGSGEAKSASVVEKEIQKLIDSGIRKATLIDLELDGKTERVFVKEIQRFPHTGQIRHIDFFKVTPGKKILTTVAIKTTGVAKGSKAGGQFEHLVHEIKVKSTPEDLTDVITIDVSGLDIGNMIKVSELPHPASWEILMNGDPIVASCSKTKAILAAERAEKAEAETKGKPAAKKAGKK
- the pth gene encoding aminoacyl-tRNA hydrolase, translated to MKLIVGLGNPGDRYNNNRSNIGFKILDVIANNIGIEIKTKKKKSLIGRGDFEGDEVVLLKPQTFSDLSGESVLYIASFLKIQVKDIVVIHEDVGLELGQIVVTKGGENDVNPGVNSVSVSLRSPNFIRIRIGVLNSAFDPKKREEFLREDFEPLENLSLIQIINDAEAAIRSISMGDIDEVIQKYHL
- a CDS encoding sugar phosphate nucleotidyltransferase, whose translation is MNLHNTVTAVILAAGKGTRMKSELPKVAVVLNESPLLLHVLRNIESAGIKRKIVVVGYRKDIVTDIAKSFSGVEFAEQTEQLGTGHAVLSAEPILTPYSGYTIVACGDAPLISAKSFSELIDLHKENGYSATVLSAKMENPTGYGRIIRSADDASLLRIVEEKDASPEEKVVNEVNTGTYCFTTEDLFGALKQIGNDNAQKEYYLTDVIKIFRSLGKKVGAKTLANALESHGINSPEDLALAKQYIDKGLVGV
- a CDS encoding ribose-phosphate pyrophosphokinase — encoded protein: MNPSEVVVFSGNANRPLAEEICKHLNIPNGQISVKRFSDGESSVKIEENVRGRDVFVVQSISYPANDSLMELLLIIDAARRASARRITAVIPYYGYGRQDRKVEPRVPISARMVADLIETVGPDRVLTMDLHADQIQGFFRIPVDHLYFSPVLAEYINSLGMEDLVIVSPDSGGAERARNFGKKVNGSLAIIDKRRPKANESVVMHVIGEIKDKNCLLLDDMIDTGGTIAKAATALYQNGAKSVLCCASHGVLSGEAPTKLNEGNFNQIVLSNSIAIPESKKINHLKTLSIAPLFAKAIERIHNEESISSLFS
- a CDS encoding WYL domain-containing protein: MNPSTLRAASKLNLIRLLASHPEGLGLEEIQSVTGHKSIAALKKDLGELYMIEMYPYSPTDAVDLDFDGEKVKIRLPIAVDSALPLSPKEWTLLRSLLQKQKTKEDSKLNHSILSKIDSVIPSGDWSPYQKSKETIVNAINEKKILTIVYWKRDNQEKETRTLAPWILWEENDSYLLAYDLTKEGFRSFRLDYILDITITDTKYPTLPDTAGEFLDGFKQLFGADSKNKDFAKLWITDSASYHLGMKLTLEPTGAQKQIGDTLYREFTAPIRDQNWFVQTILGYGTSVLVAEPKELKDSIQFHLQSIAPSKPNLQTLS